The following DNA comes from Gammaproteobacteria bacterium.
GCCGAGCGCGGCCGCGGCGTAACGCACGGCCGCGATGGCGTGGCCCGCGTCGTGCTGGCAATAGCGATAGGCGCGTTCTCCGTATTTCCACGCCTCGCGCCAATGGATCGAGGTCAATCCGACCAGGAAGGCGCCGGGCGGCAGCCGGGATGCGGTGCCGTTGGCCGCTGCGGCGAATTCGCAGCGGTGTTCCAGCACGTGGTCGCGGCTCACGTAGTGATGCACGCCGTCCGCGACGCCGGGACAGTGTTCGATCACCACGTAGGCCTCGGTGGGATGGAGGTTGCCGCTGGAGGGATTGCAGCGCAGCGCCCAGCGTGAACCTTTGAATTCCTTCCAGGCGGAGAGGCCGAATGAGAGTTCGAGCAGGGCGGCGAGGGTGTGCAGGCTCAGGGCCTGCGGCGCGATCCGCCCCGGCGTGTAGAGATCCGCATAACTGGGCTGCGGCCCCTCGGGCAGCAAGGGCAACTCCAGCGCGGGACTGCCCGCAAAGGTGCGGAACGGGTCCGGCTGGTTCGCCCAGTCCAGCCCGTCCGGCCCGGCGGCATAGCGGCGGAAATGGTGCTTGGTGCGCAGGTGGTAGGCCAGTACGGTATCGAGCGCTTTGTTCATGGTGGATAGGGGCGCTGGTATGGGGTTCGCGGTTGACTGAGCTGTCAATGATACTATGTTGTTAGTATTCATTTAGGGGAATACCCGCTTGAAAATCGTTTCATCGCTGATTGAGCTGGAGACGGGAGAGGGGATCTCGATACATAACCTCATGGTCGTTCTGAGTGCAGCCGTTGCCAGCACGGGCATCAGAAGTGGATCAGGTGAGATTGCTATACGTCGGCATGACCCGGGCCAAATCCCAACTGTTGATTACCTCCAGCGGGAATACGGTGTTTACCCAGAGACTGGTGGAGATGGTTGCGCCTTGAATTGATGTGCGTGCTGCAGGGGTCCTGGCTGCATGAATGCTCGGATAGACCCGCCCGTGTCATGGCTGGTATCTCAAGTTCTGGAATGACGTGTTCCGTTTCCGCCAAACCACCATATCCTCATTCCCGCGTAACTCGAGCCTGCCCCCGCGAGGGCGTGGGCGGTAATCCAGGATTTCCACTTAGCAACAGGCTCAAAACACTGGATCCCCGCCTGCGCGGGGATGACAGGCTTTTGATATACGTTATTGACCAAACCTAAAATAATGACCATACCTAATTTTAGGTTCACCCCATGCGCTGACCTACGCCCGGATGGCACGTCGAGGTTCCCGCCATGACGAATTCGAGGGCAGCGAGGTGGTGCTCTATTTGCGCTTGACGCGTGTGGCAAATAAGGCTACATTCGTCGCCTAAATGAAAACACAACGATCTATTGATCTCGGAACCCTGTTTTTTGGCGCCTATCGCCGGCAGGTGCTGGGCTTGTTGTTGCTGCATCCCGAGGAGTCATTTCACCTGCGGGAGATCGCGCGCATTACTAATACCCAGCCCGGCACCTTGCGGCGCGAGCTCGCGCAGTTGGCCGAGGCCGGTGTGCTGAGCCGCGAGCGGATGGGGAACCTGGTGCGTTACCGCGCCGATCCGGCATGCCCGATTTACGAAGAGCTGCGCGGGATATTGAAAAAGACCGCCGGTGTAGTCGATCTGCTGCGGGATGCGCTGGCGCCGCTCGGCGACCGGATCACCACGGCCTTCGTGTACGGCTCGGTCGCGAGCGGCGGAGAGCGTCGCGCGAGCGACGTCGATGTGCTGGTGGTCGGTTCGGCCACCTTCGAGGAAATCGTGCGGGCTTTGCATCCCTGCCAGGAGCGATTGCGCCGCGAGATCAATCCGAATGTCTACAGCCATGACGAATTCAGGAAGAAGCGTCGGGCTAAGGACGCATTTCTGTCACGGGTGCTGGAGCGCCCCCGTTTGTTCATTCTAGGGAGGGAAGATGACCTTGGAGAATCTGGTCCGGATCGGAAAGCTGGCGCGGCATGATCCTTCGCGCGAGGAGATCGCACGGCTGCTGGCTGCGGTGAAGCGTAACCTGAAAGACGCACGCAACGAGAACATCAGCCCGGAGGGGCGATTCGACCTGGCATACAAGGCGGTAGCGGCCGAGGCGCTGACCACGGACCAGGGTCGGGGGCTGGTGGGGGAAATTGTCCGCGCTATTTATCGCGTCATTCCCGCGAACGCGGGAATCCAGTATGTCTGATCATGGGAAGACATTCTTCGTTTACCTCTTGGCCAGCAAGCGGAATGGAACCCTCTATGTGGGCGTTACATCGAATCTTTGTGGCAAGGGTGTGGCAACACAGGAACAAAGTAGTAGACAGCTTCACGGCTAAGTATAGGATTGGAAGCCTCGTATACTTCGAGGCGCATGAGTCAGCAGAGTCTGCGATTCGGCGCGAGAAGCAGATAAAGAAATGGAACCGTGCGTGGAAGATTCAACTGATAGAGCTGAATAATCCTGCATGGAGGGATCTCTATGATGAGATCGTTTGAAAATCTGGATTCCCGCGTTCGCGGGAATGACGACCCGATGTTTCATCGCAGCCATGTGTTTTCGTTGTTGAGCTCGGTTCCAGAATGAAAATCTATTCCACACAGATTGAGTTGGACACAGACACAGGGATAGCCGTTCATTCCCTGATGCCCGAGCTTAAGGAGGTCCTTGCCGGTTCGGGCATCAGAAACGGTTTCGTCACCGTAACCTCGCAGCACACCACCACGGCTATCGTGATCAACGAGGATGAAGAACGCCTGCGCGAGGATGTGAAGCGGTTTTTGACCCGGCTGATCCCGCCCAACGAACGCTATCTGCACAACGACATCGCGCTGCGAGACTGTCCGCCGGACGAGCCCGAGAACGCGCACTCCCATCTTGCGGCGATGTTGCTCGGCAGTTCCGAGGTGATACCGCTGATTGATGGCGCGCTGGGGCTGGGGCAGTATCAGTCGGTGATGCTGGTCGAGCTGGACGGCCCTCGCGCTCGCACGGTGCGGGTGCAGGTGGTGGGGGAGTAGGGGTGGATAGGTTCGAGTGTCAGCTCGGGTTGTCATTCCCGCGCAGGCGGGAATCCAGTGTCTACTTCTGATCGACAGGTGAAACCACTGGATCCCCGCTTTCGCGGGGATGACGGCGGTTGTGGGGATGACTGTGGTCGCGGGGATGGTGGTGGTCGCGAGGGTGACGGTGGTTTCATTCGCCATGGCGGTTTTAAGATGATGTCGATGCAGTTCCGGGTATCGGATCGAATTTAATGGAGTTGTCTGATTGCAATAGCCCGCATGGCCCGTCGTAACCATTATCACGTCTACGTCATCGAATTGTCGGAAGACGTACTGTACGAGCCCAAATTCAAGCGGGCCAACCCGGATTATGACTACGGCAAGCCCTGCGTCTACGTCGGCATGACCGGGCTCGACCCCGACGTGCGCTTCGACAAGCACAAGGCCGGCATCCAGTCGAACCGCTTCGTGCGCGAATACGGGCTGCGGCTGATGCCAGAACTGTACGAGGTCTATAATCCGATGCCCTACGAGGGCGCGCGCGAGATGGAGGTGGAGCTGGCGATCGGCCTGCGCGAGGCGGGGTATGGGGTGTGGCAGGCATGAGCGTTGCAGGGGTAGTATCGTAATATCAATTGAGGCAGTTGAGTATGGCGATCCGCATCATCTCCGATCTTGCAGAGCTGAAGTCCATCGAGGGTGCGTATGAGGCGCTCTTCCGGTCTTGCGGGCGGCCGCATATCAAATCCTCGTTTCCCTTTGTCTTCGCGGACGCCGCGACCGGCACACCCGGCGCGTGGCGCTGCATTGCCGCGTACCAGGACGGGGCCCTGGCCGGGTGCCTGTATGGCCGGCGCGAATACCGCAAGGTCATGCGCCTCTCACTGCCGGTGTTCGAGATCCATGCCGATCCGTTGCTGGCGGAGCAGGACGGGGATCGCGTTCTGGAGAGATTGATCGGCGCGCTGCAGGTCGAGCAGCAGGATTGCCTCTATGTCGTCTTCAGGAGCCTGGGCCCGGCCGGTTTCGATGCCCTGGAACGGTGTCTGCGCCGCATGAACAGTCGTTACGCCTGGCAATGGGCCGGCTATGGCTTCCATATCGACACCGCGGTTTCCGAGGAGGCCTTCCTGAAGGGCCTGGACGGGAAGAAGCGGCGCGAGATCGACCGCCGTGCGCGCCGGCTCGGCACGGAGCGGGTGGTCGAGTACGTCTGCGATGAGGATTCCAACCCGGAGCTCAACGCGCGGCGCTATGAGGAGTTCCTCGCCCTGGAGGATTCCGGCTGGAAGGGCGGCAACCAGAGCTCGCTCAGGCACCGGGCGGCGCTGGGACGCTTTTACCGCGAACTCGTTGCGAGCGCGTCCCGCGCCGGCCTGTCCGTGTGGCACACCCTGCGCATCGACGGCCGGCCGGCCGCCATGGGCCTGTGCCTGCGCAGCCACGGGACGCTGTGGTGGCCGAAGGTGGCCTATGACGAGGCCCATGCGCGCAACTGCCCCGGTATTCTGCTGACGCATCATCTGTTGAAGTGGTGCGTCGCGCGCAGTGATATCCATGAAATGAACGGCATCAGCGGCGCGGCCTGGATGGAGACCTGGAATCCGCGGAAGACGCATTACCGCTACCTCAACCTCTTCAACGACACACTGAAATCGCAGCTTGCCGGTCATGCGCTGAGGATGCGGAGCGCCGGCCAGGACTGGCGCCGCGACCGCGACGCGCCGCCGACCGGCTATGACAAGCCCTGTCTGTAAGGCCGCGGCGTACTGCGGAGCGGTACGGCGGGATAAGGATCGGGGCTGGCTCAGGGTGGCGGAGGAGATGCATCACGCGCTATAGTCACGGGAGGAACACTGATGAACTGGTCTGGAGGAATTGTATGGCGTTGAGACGGATCGTATGGCTCCTGCTGCTGGCGGTGGTCTGGCCGGTGCAGGCGGGGGATATGGGCCACGAGCTCACCGAGGCACGCGCGGTCTTCCTGCGCGGGGTGGACGGCGACAAGCGCGCTGTGCGCGACGCGGTCCAGCGGTTCAAGTCCCTGAGCCGGGCACATGCGGAGGAGCCGGTGTTTCAGGCGTATCTCGGCGCGGCCATGACCCTGCAGGGGCGCGATGCGCCCAACAACATCGAGAAGGGGCGCATCACCGAGGAGGGCCTGGGCGTGCTCGACCGCGCGCTCGAGATGCAGATGGCGAAGCCGGATCCGGGCTCGGTGCACACCCTGGACACGATGCTGGTGGCGGCGAACACCTGCATCCACCTGCCGGCCTTCTTCAACCGCTACCAGCAGGGCCGGGAGCTGTTGCAGAAGATCCTCACCCACCCCGATTTCGACGCGATGGCGCCGGGTTACAAGGCGGCGGTCTACGTGGCCCAGGCGCTGGTGTCCCACGGCGACGCCGACGACGAGTCCTACCGCCGCTACCTGGAGCTGACCGTCAGCACCGACCCCGAGGGCCGCGACGGCCAGTACGCCAGCAAGCGGCTTGAGGAGTTGAAGGAGCCTACTTAATAATTAGTAAGGGGACAGACTTAAGTCTGTCCCCGATCCTCTAAGCGGGATGGGGACAGATTTGAAATCTGTCCCCACTGTTGCACGTCAAATCTGTCCCCTTCAGTAGGCCTTACTTGTACTTCCTGAACTGCCCCACCACCACCCCGAAGATTTCCAGCTCCCCCTGCGGCCGGATGACCGGATAGGCCTTGTTTTCCGGTTTCAGGATGAAGCGCCCCTTTTCCTGGGCGAGGCGTTTCAGCGTGAATTCGTTGTCGACGATGGCGACGACGAGTTCACCGACCTTCGCGTTGCGGCGCTTCTCGACCACGACAATGTCGTCCGAGTGGATGCCGGCGTCGATCATCGAGTCGCCCTTGACGCGGATCAGCACCGTCGCCGACGGATTCTTCACCAGGTATTCGTCGATGGTGAGATTGTTCGACCCGGTGTCCGCAGCCGGGCTCGGCAGGCCGGCCGGCACGCTCTCGGCGAGCGGCCGCTCGAAGAAGCGCACGCCGGGCTTGAGCCGCTGGCCGGGCGCGCTCTCGAGGTAACCCTCGGCCTTGAGGCGCAGCACCAGTCCCGCGAC
Coding sequences within:
- a CDS encoding YjbQ family protein encodes the protein MKIYSTQIELDTDTGIAVHSLMPELKEVLAGSGIRNGFVTVTSQHTTTAIVINEDEERLREDVKRFLTRLIPPNERYLHNDIALRDCPPDEPENAHSHLAAMLLGSSEVIPLIDGALGLGQYQSVMLVELDGPRARTVRVQVVGE
- a CDS encoding nucleotidyltransferase domain-containing protein, encoding MKTQRSIDLGTLFFGAYRRQVLGLLLLHPEESFHLREIARITNTQPGTLRRELAQLAEAGVLSRERMGNLVRYRADPACPIYEELRGILKKTAGVVDLLRDALAPLGDRITTAFVYGSVASGGERRASDVDVLVVGSATFEEIVRALHPCQERLRREINPNVYSHDEFRKKRRAKDAFLSRVLERPRLFILGREDDLGESGPDRKAGAA
- a CDS encoding LexA family transcriptional regulator, with translation MSNDAQHLATLQDYYARHRVLPSYAAIGELIGMSSKASVAGLVLRLKAEGYLESAPGQRLKPGVRFFERPLAESVPAGLPSPAADTGSNNLTIDEYLVKNPSATVLIRVKGDSMIDAGIHSDDIVVVEKRRNAKVGELVVAIVDNEFTLKRLAQEKGRFILKPENKAYPVIRPQGELEIFGVVVGQFRKYK
- a CDS encoding GNAT family N-acetyltransferase; protein product: MAIRIISDLAELKSIEGAYEALFRSCGRPHIKSSFPFVFADAATGTPGAWRCIAAYQDGALAGCLYGRREYRKVMRLSLPVFEIHADPLLAEQDGDRVLERLIGALQVEQQDCLYVVFRSLGPAGFDALERCLRRMNSRYAWQWAGYGFHIDTAVSEEAFLKGLDGKKRREIDRRARRLGTERVVEYVCDEDSNPELNARRYEEFLALEDSGWKGGNQSSLRHRAALGRFYRELVASASRAGLSVWHTLRIDGRPAAMGLCLRSHGTLWWPKVAYDEAHARNCPGILLTHHLLKWCVARSDIHEMNGISGAAWMETWNPRKTHYRYLNLFNDTLKSQLAGHALRMRSAGQDWRRDRDAPPTGYDKPCL